The Ornithorhynchus anatinus isolate Pmale09 chromosome X2, mOrnAna1.pri.v4, whole genome shotgun sequence genome window below encodes:
- the PCDH12 gene encoding LOW QUALITY PROTEIN: protocadherin-12 (The sequence of the model RefSeq protein was modified relative to this genomic sequence to represent the inferred CDS: substituted 1 base at 1 genomic stop codon), giving the protein MAWALRFLSRLAGLCLALAPATGDRELTALPVRFVVAEEVASGTEIGRLPGGPGAAGEAGAGGFRVLQASQAAPVRVEPATGRLRTEGRLDREALCPGRDPCLLTLDVLAPAGRAIFHVEVLVRDVNDHAPRFPKAEQALEISESAAPGTRVPLDRALDPDAGPNGLQAYGLSPSRHFALEVARGPAGARRAELVVVRPLDREAQAAFELVLSASDAGAPPRSGSALVRIRVLDSDDNSPAFAETALAVAVREDAPPGSLLLNLTATDPDRGPNGGVEFALGPHVSAEVRATFHVDAATGQVRLRGPLDFERRTAYELDVQARDRGPGPIPAHCKVLVDVLDVNDNAPAIRVAWASRPPGVAEGLPPGRLVALVTAGDADSGANGEVRCSLSRGPGPFRLRPTPGRGYLLVTAATLDREAQAEYRLTVLARDGGEAPRSALEQLTVPVLDVNDNPPAFERAAYGVALRENNEPPTLLLTVRARDADLGPNGRIGFRLRDPPAAGLVAVDPVTGAVSALRPLDRERAAGFEFLVVAEDGGRPPLSASATVRVSVLDANDNAPVVLRPEPRDGLAHLSVLVNSSTGRVLSPAGEEGPPGPGPVPLLTVVARDADAGPNGDVRFSLLGSGAGDPFVLDPRSGRLYLNVSDAGALLGSERELTVAVADRGSPPLETRLRLRVSFAGTADAQRRPARGAAGPLSPPALTAICLAALLGSSGLGLALAASVCRRDRRRVAGAYDCRVAETGCRPGPRCQRRPIRKADIRLVPGARAGPAAGPEGGPRARPAPPEAPFPLTPTLYRTLRNQRDPAGSPDGGGVTPDPLGLLLFPPRRKSGSRENLSPPAPPAPPAPPARPGDPRPSGPAGPASCPTLRRQRNADPQTAPGPRHILRSLVRLSVAALAERSPAEELTADSLQVQQISQLLALLHRGQFQPRPNHRGNKYQARAAGDRXPPTPNPEDPSSSRRTSTHPFAAKPAPTRRHDEIGIRQALAVRQAPGTPGAETDGPGPKDGEAPAQTGEGEGPESAPGLSVKRMLEEELENLLDPQTGLALDGRTSVDPAWVARLSLPLAADYHDNLFSEPDAGPEDRPRTFRTFGKAAGPGAGPEASRTTGASAFLSEMSVLFEALLARDQGGVTEADANEAASRVLQRLSDCGKTLGLDFPGGAGV; this is encoded by the exons ATGGCCTGGGCCCTCCGCTTCCTGTCCCGGCTGGCCGGCCTgtgcctggccctggccccggccACGGGGGACCGGGAACTGACGGCGCTGCCCGTGCGGTTCGTCGTGGCGGAGGAAGTGGCCTCGGGCACGGAGATCGGGCGgctgcccggggggccgggggccgcgggcgaGGCCGGCGCGGGGGGCTTCCGCGTCCTGCAGGCCTCGCAGGCCGCCCCGGTGCGGGTGGAGCCCGCCACCGGCCGCCTCCGCACGGAGGGCCGCCTGGACCGCGAAGCGCTGTGCCCGGGCCGTGACCCCTGTCTGCTGACCTTGGACGTCCTGGCCCCGGCCGGGCGCGCCATCTTCCACGTGGAGGTGCTGGTCCGCGACGTCAACGACCACGCGCCCCGCTTCCCCAAGGCCGAGCAGGCCCTGGAGATCTCGGAGAGCGCCGCCCCGGGCACCCGCGTCCCGCTGGACCGGGCCCTGGACCCCGACGCCGGCCCCAACGGCCTGCAGGCCTACGGCCTGTCGCCCAGCCGGCACTTCGCCCTGGAGGTGGCGCGCGGGCCCGCCGGGGCCCGCCGTGCCGAGCTGGTGGTGGTCCGGCCTCTGGACCGGGAGGCGCAGGCGGCCTTCGAGCTGGTGCTGAGCGCCTCGGAcgccggggccccgccccgctccgggaGCGCCCTGGTCCGCATCCGCGTCCTCGACTCCGACGACAACAGCCCCGCCTTCGCCGAGACCGCGCTGGCCGTGGCCGTCCGGGAGGACGCCCCGCCCGGCTCCCTCCTGCTGAACCTGACGGCCACGGACCCGGACCGGGGCCCCAACGGGGGGGTGGAGTTCGCCCTGGGCCCGCACGTGTCCGCCGAGGTCCGGGCCACCTTCCACGTGGACGCGGCCACGGGCCAGGTGCGGCTGCGCGGGCCGCTGGACTTCGAGCGACGGACGGCTTACGAGCTGGACGTCCAGGCCCGGGACAGGGGGCCCGGCCCCATCCCCGCCCACTGCAAGGTCCTGGTCGACGTCCTGGACGTCAACGACAACGCCCCGGCCATCCGGGTGGCCTGGGCCTCGCGGCCCCCCGGGGTGGCCGAGGGGctgcccccgggccgcctcgTGGCCCTGGTGACGGCCGGCGACGCCGACTCCGGGGCCAACGGGGAGGTCCGCTGCTCCctgagccgggggccgggcccgttcCGGCTCCGGCCGACGCCCGGCCGCGGCTACCTGCTCGTGACGGCCGCCACGCTGGACCGGGAGGCCCAGGCCGAGTACCGCCTGACCGTGCTGGCCCGGGACGGCGGCGAGGCCCCGCGCTCGGCGCTGGAGCAGCTGACGGTCCCCGTGCTGGACGTGAACGACAACCCGCCGGCCTTCGAGAGGGCGGCCTACGGCGTGGCCTTGCGGGAGAACAACGAGCCCCCGACCCTCCTGCTCACCGTCCGGGCCCGCGACGCCGACCTGGGCCCCAACGGCCGGATCGGCTTCCGCCTCCGGGACCCTCCGGCCGCCGGGCTGGTGGCCGTGGACCCGGTGACGGGCGCCGTCTCGGCCCTGCGGCCGCTGGACCGCGAGCGCGCCGCCGGCTTCGAGTTCCTCGTGGTGGCCGAGGACGGGGGCCGCCCGCCGCTCTCGGCCAGCGCCACCGTCCGCGTGAGCGTGCTGGACGCCAACGACAACGCCCCCGTGGTGCTCCGGCCAGAGCCCCGGGATGGGCTGGCCCACCTCTCCGTCCTCGTCAACTCCTCCACGGGCCGGGTGCTGAgcccggccggggaggaggggcccccgggccccgggcccgtgcCGCTGCTGACCGTCGTGGCCCGCGACGCCGACGCCGGCCCCAACGGGGACGTCCGGTTCTCCCTGCTGGGGTCCGGCGCGGGGGACCCGTTCGTCCTGGACCCCCGCTCGGGCCGGCTCTACCTGAACGTCAGCGACGCGGGGGCCCTGCTGGGCAGCGAGCGGGAGCTGACCGTGGCCGTGGCCGACCGGGGGTCCCCCCCGCTGGAGACCCGGCTGCGGCTCCGGGTCTCGTTTGCCGGCACCGCCGACGCCCAGAggcggccggcccggggggcggccggccccCTGAGCCCCCCGGCCCTGACGGCCATCTGCTTGGCCGCCCTGCTGGGCTCCTCGGGGCTGGGCCTGGCGCTGGCCGCGTCCGTCTGCAGGCGCGACCGCAGGCGGGTGGCCGGCGCCTACGACTGCCGCGTGGCCGAGACCGgctgccgccccgggccccggtgcCAGCGGAGGCCGATCCGGAAAGCCGACATCCGCCTggtgcccggggcccgggccggtcccgccgcggggccggagggcgggccgcgggcccggcccgctcccccggAGGCCCCGTTCCCTCTCACCCCGACCCTGTACCGGACCCTGAGGAACCAGAGGGACCCGGCGGGCTCCCCCGACGGCGGAGGGGTGACCCCAGACCCCCTAggcctgctcctcttccctccgcGGCGGAAGAGCGGATCGAGGGAGAACCTgagcccgccggccccgccggccccgccggccccgccggccaggcccggcgacccccggccctcggggcccgccggcccggcctcctgccccaccctgaGGCGGCAGAGGAACGCGGACCCCCAGACGGCCCCGGGGCCACGGCACATCCTCCGGAGCTTGGTCCGCCTGTCGGTCGCCGCGCTGGCCGAGCGGAGCCCCGCGGAGGAACTCACGGCGGACTCCCTCCAGGTGCAG CAAATCTCGCAGCTGCTGGCCCTGCTCCACCGAGGGCAGTTCCAGCCTCGCCCCAACCACCGCGGGAACAAGTACcaggcccgagcggcgggggacAGGtaacccccgacccccaaccccgaGGACCCCTCCTCTTCCCGTCGGACGTCAACTCATCCCTTCGCAGCGAAGCCCGCGCCAACGCGGAGACACGATGAGATTGGCATTCGTCAAGCGCTCGCTGTGCgccaggcgccggg GACCCCGGGAGCGGAGACCGATGGGCCGGGCCCCAAGGACGGGGAAGCCCCGGCCCAGACCGGCGAGGGCGAGGGGCCGGAGAGCGCCCCGGGCCTCTCTGTGAAGCGGATGTTGGAGGAAGAACTGGAGAACCTGCTGGACCCCCAGACCG GCCTGGCGCTGGACGGGCGGACCTCCGTGGACCCGGCCTGGGTGGCCCGGCTGTCGCTGCCCCTAGCCGCCGACTACCACGACAACCTGTTCTCCGAGCCGGACGCCGGCCCCGAGGACCGGCCCCGCACCTTCCGGACGTTCGGcaaggcggccgggccgggcgcggGTCCCGAGGCCTCGCGGACGACCGGCGCCAGCGCCTTCCTCTCGGAGATGAGCGTCCTGTTCGAGGCGCTGCTGGCCCGGGACCAAGGCGGGGTCACCGAGGCCGATGCCAACGAAGCCGCCTCCCGGGTGCTGCAGCGGCTCTCCGACTGCGGAAAGACCCTGGGGCTGGACttccccgggggggccggggttTGA